A window of the Mus musculus strain C57BL/6J chromosome 18, GRCm38.p6 C57BL/6J genome harbors these coding sequences:
- the Gnpda1 gene encoding glucosamine-6-phosphate isomerase 1 yields MKLIILEHYSQASEWAAKYIRNRIIQFNPGPDKYFTLGLPTGSTPLGCYQKLIEYYKNGDLSFQYVKTFNMDEYVGLPRDHPESYHSFMWNNFFKHIDIHPENTHILDGNAADLQAECDAFEEKIQAAGGIELFVGGIGPDGHIAFNEPGSSLVSRTRVKTLAMDTILANARFFDGDLAKVPTMALTVGVGTVMDAKEVMILITGAHKAFALYKAIEEGVNHMWTVSAFQQHPRTVFVCDEDATLELKVKTVKYFKGLMLVHNKLVDPLYSIKEKEIQKSQSAKKPYSD; encoded by the exons ATGAAGCTCATTATCCTGGAACACTATTCCCAGGCCAGTGAGTGGGCGGCCAAGTATATTAGGAACCGTATCATCCAGTTTAACCCAGGGCCTGACAAGTACTTCACCCTGGGGCTCCCCACTG GGAGCACCCCGCTTGGCTGCTACCAGAAGCTGATCGAGTACTATAAGAATGGGGACCTGTCCTTTCAATATGTGAAAACCTTCAACATGGACGAGTATGTGG GTCTTCCTCGAGACCACCCAGAGAGTTACCACTCCTTCATGTGGAATAATTTCTTCAAGCACATTGACATCCACCCTGAAAACACCCACATTTTGGATGGAAATGCGGCTGACCTGCAGGCCGAGTGTGACGCCTTTGAGGAGAAGATCCAGGCTGCCGGAGGGATCGAACTCTTTGTCGGAG GCATTGGCCCCGATGGACACATTGCCTTCAATGAGCCAGGCTCCAGCCTGGTGTCCAGGACCCGTGTGAAGACTCTGGCTATGGACACCATCCTGGCCAACGCTAGGTTCTTTGATGGTGATCTTGCCAAGGTGCCCACCATGGCCCTGACAGTGGGGGTCGGCACTGTCATGGATGCTAAAGAG GTGATGATCCTCATCACAGGCGCTCACAAGGCCTTTGCTCTGTACAAAGCCATCGAGGAGGGCGTGAACCACATGTGGACGGTGTCCGCCTTTCAGCAGCACCCCcgcactgtgtttgtgtgtgacgaGGACGCCACCTTGGAACTAAAAGTGAAGACAGTCAAATATTTCAAAG GTTTAATGCTTGTTCATAACAAGCTGGTGGACCCCCTGTACAGTATCAAGGAgaaggaaattcagaaaagccaaTCTGCGAAGAAGCCATACAGTGACTAG